One part of the Streptomyces ferrugineus genome encodes these proteins:
- a CDS encoding 3-oxoacyl-ACP reductase, which translates to MTEAIVCRRLVGRTAVITGAGSGIGLAAARRLASEGAHIVCGDVDEQRGKTTAEEVGGIFVKVDVTDPEQVEALFRTAYDTYGSVDIAFNNAGISPPDDDSILETGLEAWKRVQEVNLTSVYLCCKAAIPYMRRQGKGSIINTASFVARMGAATSQISYTASKGGVLAMSRELGVQFARDGIRVNALCPGPVNTPLLQELFAKDPERAARRLVHIPVGRFAEAEEIAAAVAFLASDDSSFVNATDFLVDGGIAGAYVTPL; encoded by the coding sequence GTGACCGAAGCAATTGTGTGCCGTCGACTCGTCGGCCGTACGGCCGTCATCACCGGAGCAGGCAGCGGCATCGGCCTCGCCGCCGCCCGCCGGCTCGCCTCCGAGGGCGCGCACATCGTCTGCGGCGACGTCGACGAACAGCGCGGCAAGACCACGGCCGAGGAGGTCGGCGGGATCTTCGTGAAGGTCGACGTCACCGACCCGGAGCAGGTCGAGGCGCTGTTCAGGACCGCGTACGACACCTACGGCAGCGTCGACATCGCCTTCAACAACGCCGGCATCTCGCCGCCCGACGACGACTCCATCCTGGAGACCGGCCTGGAGGCCTGGAAGCGCGTCCAGGAGGTCAACCTCACCTCCGTCTACCTGTGCTGCAAGGCCGCCATCCCCTACATGCGCCGGCAGGGCAAGGGCTCCATCATCAACACGGCGTCCTTCGTGGCGAGGATGGGCGCCGCCACGTCCCAGATCTCGTACACCGCCTCCAAGGGCGGCGTGCTGGCCATGTCCCGTGAACTGGGCGTGCAGTTCGCCCGCGACGGCATCCGGGTCAACGCCCTGTGCCCGGGACCGGTCAACACCCCGCTGCTGCAGGAGCTGTTCGCCAAGGACCCGGAGCGCGCCGCACGCCGGCTCGTGCACATCCCGGTCGGCCGCTTCGCCGAGGCCGAGGAGATCGCCGCCGCCGTCGCCTTCCTGGCCAGCGACGACTCCTCCTTCGTGAACGCCACCGACTTCCTGGTCGACGGCGGAATCGCGGGGGCGTACGTCACGCCGCTGTAG
- a CDS encoding DUF2510 domain-containing protein encodes MTPPPGWYRDPSAPHLERWWDGTAWTEHRRAPEDAAQPAPTPGPQAYGPPATAPTTPGPPAAGPASGRTPKVVALIAAGAVLLTAIVTGVIVLREDDGGADVDTAPTLATSEPAQRESASETPTPTETASEPSADDPLVVTDELNGFTLPLLNGWVRPRNLAEANVLVTTDGTYECPADFGYCRRGKVISRTASADDGTSPEAIAKADIQDAADDAYDRDLVGRSPFGGIKSHKVVGSGPVSVAGRSGYFVRWRVTTAEGPGGYVQSLAFRSSVGTESPVVVRYVFDAGEDGPPLADMDRFTKGIRPAR; translated from the coding sequence ATGACGCCCCCGCCCGGCTGGTACCGCGACCCCTCCGCCCCACACCTGGAGCGCTGGTGGGACGGCACGGCCTGGACCGAGCACCGGCGCGCCCCCGAGGACGCGGCACAGCCGGCACCGACGCCCGGCCCGCAGGCCTACGGGCCGCCGGCGACCGCGCCGACGACGCCCGGACCGCCGGCCGCCGGCCCTGCCTCCGGGCGGACGCCCAAGGTCGTCGCCCTGATCGCCGCGGGGGCCGTCCTGCTCACGGCGATCGTCACGGGCGTGATCGTCCTGCGCGAGGACGACGGGGGCGCGGACGTGGACACCGCGCCCACGCTCGCGACCTCGGAGCCCGCGCAGCGCGAGTCGGCCTCCGAGACCCCCACCCCGACCGAGACCGCCTCCGAGCCCTCCGCCGACGACCCGCTCGTCGTCACGGACGAGCTCAACGGGTTCACCCTGCCGCTGCTCAACGGCTGGGTCAGACCGCGCAACCTCGCCGAGGCCAACGTCCTCGTGACCACCGACGGCACCTACGAGTGCCCCGCCGACTTCGGCTACTGCCGGCGCGGCAAGGTCATCTCGCGCACGGCGTCCGCGGACGACGGGACGTCCCCCGAGGCGATCGCCAAGGCGGACATCCAGGACGCGGCCGACGACGCCTACGACCGCGACCTCGTCGGCCGCAGCCCCTTCGGGGGCATCAAGTCCCACAAGGTCGTCGGGTCCGGCCCGGTCTCGGTGGCGGGCCGCTCCGGCTACTTCGTGCGCTGGCGGGTCACGACGGCCGAGGGACCGGGCGGCTACGTCCAGTCCCTCGCGTTCCGCTCCAGCGTCGGCACCGAGTCGCCGGTCGTCGTCCGCTACGTCTTCGACGCGGGCGAGGACGGGCCGCCGCTGGCCGACATGGACCGCTTCACCAAGGGGATCCGGCCGGCCCGCTGA
- a CDS encoding amino acid deaminase/aldolase, which produces MTARAADRARYDRATAHLDAPLAIVDLHAFDANADDLVRRAGGKPIRVASKSVRCRALLERVLAKDGFAGVMSFTLAESLWLARSGFDDVLLAYPSADRAAFAELTGDPKLASAVTVMIDDPAQLRLIDGSRNGGREVVRVCLELDTSLKLLGGRVRVGARRSPLHSPAQVADMARAVARRPGFEVVGIMAYEGHIAGVGDAVAGRPVRSRAVRLMQAAARRELAERRAEVVRAVRAVVPGLEFVNGGGTGSVQFTAAEDAVTEIGAGSGLYVPRLFDNYTSFSGRPAALFAQPVVRRPGVGAVTVLGGGYPASGAAGPDRLPVPYLPEGLRYDPQEGPGEVQTPLLGSPADDLLIGDKVWFRHAKAGELCERFDALHLVEGDSVTATVPTYRGEGHTFL; this is translated from the coding sequence ATGACTGCGCGCGCCGCTGACCGGGCCCGTTACGACCGGGCCACCGCCCATCTCGACGCCCCTCTCGCGATCGTTGACCTGCACGCCTTCGACGCCAACGCGGACGATCTCGTCCGCCGGGCCGGCGGGAAACCGATCCGCGTCGCCAGCAAGTCCGTACGCTGCCGGGCACTGCTGGAACGCGTGCTCGCGAAGGACGGCTTCGCGGGCGTCATGTCCTTCACCCTGGCCGAATCGCTGTGGCTGGCGCGCTCCGGGTTCGACGACGTCCTGCTCGCCTATCCGTCGGCCGACCGCGCCGCGTTCGCCGAGCTGACCGGCGACCCCAAGCTGGCCTCCGCCGTCACCGTGATGATCGACGACCCGGCACAGCTGCGGCTGATCGACGGGTCACGCAACGGCGGCCGGGAAGTGGTCCGGGTCTGCCTGGAGTTGGACACCTCGCTGAAGCTGCTGGGGGGACGGGTGCGGGTCGGCGCCCGGCGTTCGCCGCTGCACTCCCCCGCCCAGGTCGCCGACATGGCCCGTGCCGTCGCCCGGCGGCCTGGGTTCGAGGTCGTCGGGATCATGGCGTACGAGGGGCACATCGCCGGGGTCGGGGACGCGGTGGCCGGGCGGCCGGTGCGGTCGCGGGCCGTACGGCTGATGCAGGCTGCCGCGCGCCGCGAACTCGCCGAGCGGCGGGCCGAGGTGGTGCGGGCCGTGCGGGCGGTGGTGCCGGGGCTGGAGTTCGTCAACGGCGGTGGGACCGGCAGTGTGCAGTTCACGGCCGCCGAGGACGCCGTGACGGAGATCGGCGCCGGGTCGGGGCTGTACGTCCCCCGGCTGTTCGACAACTACACGTCCTTCAGCGGGCGTCCGGCCGCCCTGTTCGCCCAGCCGGTGGTGCGCAGGCCCGGCGTCGGGGCGGTGACCGTCCTCGGCGGCGGGTATCCGGCCTCGGGTGCGGCGGGGCCCGACCGGCTGCCGGTGCCGTATCTGCCCGAGGGGCTTCGGTACGACCCCCAGGAGGGGCCCGGCGAGGTGCAGACGCCGCTGCTCGGCTCCCCCGCCGACGATCTGCTGATCGGCGACAAGGTGTGGTTCCGGCACGCGAAGGCCGGTGAGCTGTGCGAGCGGTTCGACGCGCTGCATCTCGTCGAGGGCGACTCGGTGACGGCGACGGTGCCGACGTATCGCGGCGAGGGCCACACGTTCCTGTAG
- the mycP gene encoding type VII secretion-associated serine protease mycosin, with translation MTRRTGPLAVLLGACLALLPPTVAHADSIRAQQWALEAMNTQEAWQTTKGEGVTVAVLDTGVEDDHPDLAGNVLEGKDMVGFGAERGDRAWARHGTAMAGIIAGHGHGPGNGDGVMGIAPEAKILPVRVILEDGDPARARARSTRGNALAEGIRWAADHGADVINLSLGDDSKSAHPEAGEDEAVQYALKKGAVVVASAGNGGEKGDHISYPAAYPGVIAATAVDRYGTRASFSTRRWYATVSAPGVNVVIADPDHKYYEGWGTSAAAAFVSGAVALVKAAHPDLTPAQIKKLLQDTARNAPADGRDDSRGYGFIDPAAAIKKASGMRPTDLKAAAYGEEYFGPGPDAAASEDDGTSWTAWVAGSAGGLLLVSAVVVLRGRRGRFGF, from the coding sequence ATGACCCGCCGCACCGGCCCCCTCGCCGTCCTCCTCGGCGCCTGCCTCGCCCTCCTGCCCCCCACCGTCGCGCACGCCGACTCCATCCGCGCCCAGCAGTGGGCCCTGGAGGCGATGAACACCCAGGAGGCCTGGCAGACCACCAAGGGCGAGGGCGTCACCGTCGCCGTCCTGGACACCGGCGTCGAGGACGACCACCCCGACCTCGCCGGCAACGTCCTCGAAGGCAAGGACATGGTCGGCTTCGGCGCCGAGCGCGGCGACCGCGCCTGGGCCCGGCACGGCACCGCGATGGCCGGCATCATCGCCGGTCACGGACACGGCCCGGGCAACGGCGACGGCGTCATGGGCATCGCCCCCGAGGCCAAGATCCTCCCCGTCCGCGTCATCCTGGAGGACGGCGACCCGGCCCGCGCCAGGGCCCGCAGCACCCGCGGCAACGCCCTCGCCGAAGGCATCCGCTGGGCCGCCGACCACGGCGCCGACGTCATCAACCTCTCCCTCGGCGACGACTCCAAGTCCGCCCACCCCGAGGCCGGCGAGGACGAGGCCGTCCAGTACGCCCTGAAGAAGGGCGCCGTCGTCGTCGCCTCGGCCGGCAACGGCGGCGAGAAGGGCGACCACATCTCCTACCCGGCCGCCTACCCGGGCGTCATCGCCGCGACCGCCGTCGACCGCTACGGCACCCGCGCCTCCTTCTCCACCCGCCGCTGGTACGCCACGGTCAGCGCCCCCGGCGTCAACGTCGTCATCGCGGACCCCGACCACAAGTACTACGAAGGCTGGGGCACCAGCGCCGCGGCCGCCTTCGTCTCCGGCGCGGTGGCCCTGGTCAAGGCCGCCCACCCCGACCTGACCCCGGCGCAGATCAAGAAGCTCCTTCAGGACACGGCCCGCAACGCCCCCGCCGACGGCCGCGACGACTCCCGCGGCTACGGCTTCATCGACCCGGCCGCCGCCATCAAGAAGGCCTCCGGCATGCGGCCGACGGACCTGAAGGCAGCGGCGTACGGCGAGGAGTACTTCGGCCCGGGCCCCGACGCCGCCGCGTCCGAGGACGACGGGACGAGCTGGACCGCGTGGGTCGCGGGCAGCGCCGGCGGCCTGCTGCTGGTGTCGGCGGTCGTGGTCTTGCGGGGCCGCCGCGGCCGCTTCGGCTTCTAG
- a CDS encoding serine hydrolase — MESSAALRRRRLVPSYAALAFVVIVGAAATGTVYVQAQAHPGGDAVSSAATPSASASVSVRAGGEASVEPVAEPTVDRDALLAGAVESVTVEDGARMSVAALDLESGARAGYGDGSFDTASIVKVDILAALLLQAQDAGRELTAVEESYAAEMIGTSDNTAASALWRAIGKADGLDEANERLGLTDTEGGDGMYWGLTQATAADQLTLLGQVFGDDSALSAGSRAYLQGLMGRIAVDQRWGVSAAADGSAWALKNGWLPRTATGLWDINSIGRVTVDGHDCLVAVLSDGNSTRTKGVALVEAAARAAVSVVTGEAVSGSAAAAASAAS, encoded by the coding sequence ATGGAGTCCTCCGCAGCCCTCCGCCGCCGTCGGCTGGTGCCGTCGTACGCCGCGCTCGCCTTCGTCGTCATCGTCGGCGCCGCGGCCACGGGGACCGTTTACGTGCAGGCTCAGGCGCACCCGGGCGGCGACGCCGTATCGTCGGCGGCGACGCCGTCGGCCTCGGCGTCGGTTTCGGTCCGCGCGGGTGGGGAGGCTTCGGTGGAACCGGTGGCAGAGCCGACGGTGGACCGCGACGCGCTGCTGGCCGGGGCCGTGGAGTCGGTGACCGTCGAGGACGGCGCCAGGATGTCGGTGGCGGCGCTGGATCTGGAGTCCGGTGCGAGGGCCGGCTACGGGGACGGCAGCTTCGACACCGCGAGCATCGTCAAGGTCGACATCCTGGCCGCGCTGCTGCTCCAGGCTCAGGATGCGGGGCGTGAGCTCACCGCGGTGGAAGAGTCGTACGCCGCCGAGATGATCGGCACCAGCGACAACACCGCCGCGTCGGCCCTGTGGCGGGCGATCGGGAAGGCGGACGGGCTCGACGAGGCGAACGAGCGCCTCGGGCTCACCGACACCGAGGGCGGCGACGGCATGTACTGGGGGCTGACACAGGCCACCGCCGCTGATCAACTCACCTTGTTGGGGCAGGTGTTCGGAGATGACTCGGCGCTGAGCGCAGGCTCGCGCGCGTATCTCCAGGGGTTGATGGGGCGGATCGCGGTCGACCAGCGGTGGGGGGTGTCCGCCGCGGCCGACGGCTCCGCATGGGCGTTGAAGAACGGCTGGCTGCCGCGCACCGCCACCGGGCTGTGGGACATCAACAGCATCGGGCGGGTGACGGTGGACGGCCACGACTGTCTGGTGGCCGTGCTCTCCGACGGCAACTCCACCAGGACGAAGGGCGTCGCGCTGGTCGAGGCGGCCGCACGAGCGGCGGTGTCGGTGGTCACCGGGGAGGCCGTGTCCGGTTCTGCGGCCGCCGCGGCATCCGCCGCCTCGTAG
- a CDS encoding SseB family protein: MANKNIPDSPFSDDDGSADPRLSAALAAWAEDRTAEGPVLQALKGARLLVPVVAVLGEVEEDENGLRREKTSDMAVPTLKAGDRTALPAFTSTDSLARWDPAARPVAVPLHQALQAAAHEKADTVVLDMAGPVPYELTGRALLALAEGRTTTDPLADPAVREAVRAAVAAEPAVLRAHLGPGQADGILALVLEESAAPAEAARAVADRLAADQTLRARLVRGLDLALLPAGTTPPGEPLYVRG, translated from the coding sequence GTGGCGAACAAGAACATTCCCGACTCCCCCTTCTCCGACGACGACGGCTCCGCCGACCCCCGGCTGAGCGCCGCGCTCGCGGCCTGGGCCGAGGACCGCACCGCCGAGGGCCCGGTCCTTCAGGCCCTCAAGGGCGCCCGGCTGCTCGTCCCGGTCGTCGCCGTGCTCGGCGAGGTCGAGGAGGACGAGAACGGGCTGCGCCGCGAGAAGACCAGCGACATGGCCGTCCCCACCCTCAAGGCCGGCGATCGCACCGCCCTGCCCGCCTTCACCTCCACCGACTCCCTGGCCCGCTGGGACCCGGCGGCCCGCCCCGTCGCCGTACCCCTGCACCAGGCCCTCCAGGCCGCGGCGCACGAGAAGGCGGACACGGTCGTACTGGACATGGCCGGGCCGGTGCCGTACGAGCTGACGGGACGCGCCCTGCTCGCGCTCGCCGAGGGGCGTACGACGACCGACCCGCTGGCCGACCCGGCCGTGCGGGAGGCGGTACGGGCCGCGGTGGCCGCCGAGCCCGCCGTGCTGCGCGCCCACCTCGGGCCCGGACAGGCCGACGGCATCCTCGCCCTCGTACTGGAGGAGTCCGCCGCCCCCGCCGAGGCCGCCCGCGCCGTCGCCGACCGTCTCGCCGCCGACCAGACACTCAGGGCCCGCCTGGTGCGCGGCCTCGACCTGGCACTTCTGCCGGCCGGGACGACGCCACCGGGCGAGCCCCTGTACGTACGCGGATGA
- a CDS encoding DUF1844 domain-containing protein, protein MSDTPPESAGSPDFDAMTRDIAEVPAVEVIVTVAVNLMSAAAVKLGLTEEGDKHKDLDEARKLVHALAGLLDASATEISSFHAAPLRDGLKSLQLAFREASIVPDEPGQGPGEKYTGAIYG, encoded by the coding sequence ATGAGTGACACCCCTCCTGAGTCCGCTGGTTCCCCCGACTTCGACGCCATGACCCGCGACATCGCCGAGGTCCCGGCGGTCGAGGTGATCGTGACGGTCGCCGTCAACCTGATGAGCGCCGCCGCCGTGAAGCTCGGTCTGACCGAGGAGGGCGACAAGCACAAGGACCTGGACGAGGCCCGCAAGCTGGTGCACGCCCTCGCCGGACTGCTCGACGCCAGCGCCACCGAGATCAGCTCCTTCCACGCGGCGCCGCTGCGCGACGGCCTGAAGTCGCTGCAGCTCGCCTTCCGCGAGGCATCGATCGTCCCGGACGAGCCGGGCCAGGGGCCGGGTGAGAAGTACACCGGCGCGATCTACGGCTAG
- the infC gene encoding translation initiation factor IF-3 — protein MSAEPRINDRIRVPEVRLVGPSGEQVGIVPLAKALELAQEYDLDLVEVAANARPPVCKLMDYGKFKYESAMKAREARKNQAHTVIKEMKLRPKIDPHDYDTKKGHVVRFLKQGDKVKITIMFRGREQSRPELGYRLLQRLAEDVQDLGFVESNPKQDGRNMIMVLGPHKKKTEAMAEARQAQEARKAEAKANPGRSQNAADAESAAAPAEASAEA, from the coding sequence ATCAGCGCCGAGCCCCGCATCAACGACCGGATTCGCGTTCCCGAGGTGCGACTTGTCGGTCCCAGTGGCGAGCAGGTGGGCATTGTCCCGCTGGCCAAGGCACTGGAGCTTGCCCAGGAGTACGACCTCGATCTCGTCGAGGTAGCGGCGAACGCCCGTCCGCCCGTGTGCAAGCTCATGGACTACGGGAAGTTCAAGTACGAGTCGGCCATGAAGGCCCGTGAGGCGCGCAAGAACCAGGCGCACACGGTCATCAAGGAGATGAAGCTCCGGCCGAAGATCGACCCGCACGACTATGACACCAAGAAGGGTCACGTCGTCCGGTTCCTCAAGCAGGGCGACAAGGTCAAGATCACGATCATGTTCCGTGGTCGCGAGCAGTCCCGTCCCGAACTGGGCTACCGACTGCTGCAGCGTCTCGCGGAGGACGTCCAGGACCTCGGGTTCGTCGAGTCGAACCCGAAGCAGGACGGCCGGAACATGATCATGGTTCTCGGTCCGCACAAGAAGAAGACCGAGGCGATGGCCGAGGCCCGCCAGGCGCAGGAGGCCCGCAAGGCCGAAGCGAAGGCCAACCCCGGCCGCTCGCAGAACGCCGCGGACGCCGAGAGCGCCGCGGCCCCTGCCGAGGCTTCCGCCGAGGCGTGA
- the rpmI gene encoding 50S ribosomal protein L35: protein MPKNKSHSGASKRFKVTGSGKVLRERAGKRHLLEHKSSRLTRRLTGNAEMAPGDAKKIKKLLGK, encoded by the coding sequence ATGCCGAAGAACAAGTCGCACAGCGGTGCCAGCAAGCGCTTCAAGGTCACCGGCTCCGGCAAGGTGCTCCGTGAGCGCGCCGGCAAGCGCCACCTGCTCGAGCACAAGTCGTCCCGTCTGACGCGTCGCCTGACCGGCAACGCCGAGATGGCCCCGGGCGACGCCAAGAAGATCAAGAAGCTTCTCGGCAAGTGA
- the rplT gene encoding 50S ribosomal protein L20, producing MARVKRAVNAHKKRRAILEQASGYRGQRSRLYRKAKEQVTHSLVYNYNDRKKRKGDFRQLWIQRINAAARANGITYNRFIQGLKAANVEVDRKILAELAVNDANAFAALVEVAQKALPSDVNAPKAA from the coding sequence GTGGCACGCGTCAAGCGGGCAGTCAACGCCCACAAGAAGCGCCGGGCGATCCTCGAGCAGGCCTCCGGCTACCGCGGTCAGCGCTCGCGCCTGTACCGCAAGGCCAAGGAGCAGGTCACCCACTCGCTGGTCTACAACTACAACGACCGCAAGAAGCGCAAGGGCGACTTCCGTCAGCTGTGGATCCAGCGCATCAACGCCGCTGCCCGCGCCAACGGCATCACGTACAACCGCTTCATCCAGGGTCTGAAGGCCGCGAACGTCGAGGTCGACCGCAAGATCCTGGCCGAGCTGGCCGTCAACGACGCGAACGCGTTCGCCGCGCTCGTCGAGGTCGCCCAGAAGGCGCTGCCGAGCGACGTCAACGCCCCCAAGGCTGCGTGA
- a CDS encoding TrmH family RNA methyltransferase, which yields MPSATPELISPRSPRVSAARRLAKRNFRGKERLFLAEGPQAVREAAGYGSTLVELFTTVEAAERYADIVGEARDAGARVHLAEEQVIADISTTVTPQGLVGICRFIDTPFEEILAARPRLVAVLAHVRDPGNAGTVLRCADAAGAEAVVLTDASVDLYNPKAVRASVGSLFHLPVAVGVPVERAVAGLKDAGVRILAADGAGTDDLDDELDKGTMGGPTAWVFGNEAWGLPEETRALADAVVRVPIHGKAESLNLATAAAVCLYASARAQRASAGCRSVTEN from the coding sequence ATGCCCTCCGCCACCCCCGAGCTCATCTCCCCCCGTTCCCCCCGCGTCTCCGCCGCCCGGCGGCTCGCCAAGCGGAACTTCCGGGGCAAGGAGCGGCTGTTCCTCGCCGAGGGGCCGCAGGCCGTGCGGGAGGCGGCCGGGTACGGGTCGACGCTCGTCGAGCTGTTCACGACCGTCGAGGCCGCGGAGCGGTACGCCGACATCGTCGGGGAGGCCCGGGACGCGGGCGCGCGCGTGCACCTCGCCGAGGAGCAGGTGATCGCCGACATCTCGACCACCGTCACGCCGCAGGGGCTCGTCGGGATCTGCCGGTTCATCGACACCCCCTTCGAGGAGATCCTCGCCGCCCGGCCCAGACTCGTCGCCGTCCTCGCGCATGTGCGCGACCCCGGGAACGCCGGGACGGTGCTGCGGTGCGCCGACGCCGCCGGGGCCGAGGCCGTCGTCCTCACCGACGCGTCGGTGGATCTCTACAACCCGAAAGCCGTACGGGCCTCCGTCGGCTCCCTCTTCCATCTGCCGGTCGCCGTCGGCGTGCCCGTCGAGCGGGCCGTGGCGGGGCTCAAGGACGCCGGGGTGCGGATTCTCGCCGCCGACGGCGCCGGGACCGACGATCTGGACGACGAGCTCGACAAGGGCACCATGGGCGGGCCCACGGCCTGGGTGTTCGGCAACGAGGCGTGGGGGCTTCCGGAGGAGACCCGCGCGCTGGCCGACGCCGTCGTGCGCGTCCCGATCCACGGAAAGGCCGAGAGCCTGAACCTCGCCACCGCCGCCGCCGTATGTCTCTACGCGTCGGCCCGTGCACAGCGCGCCTCCGCAGGGTGCCGCAGCGTCACCGAGAACTAG
- a CDS encoding sensor histidine kinase yields MSVGTSGAPGARQVPRPSTSRPGDRAEPGFDPDDLPDGLVVADEQGHVICFNAAAERITAVRATDALGQRLEKALPLEDLDGRRWWQLTDPYGGLAIRRRQPERNLLLPGGREVLVCARYVRTEPTGPVHRVVVSLRDTEARRRTERSHAELIATVAHELRSPLTSVKGFTATLLAKWERFTDDQKRLMLETVDADADRVTRLIAELLDISRIDSGRLEVRRQPVDIGAAVGRHIQAYVAAGQPADRFLLRLEQPLPALWADPDKIDQVLSNLIENAVRHGDGTVTIDITATASPREGEDTGTSVTVSDEGPGIPEESMNRVFTRFWRGSKRGGTGLGLYIVKGIVEAHGGTITVGRAPGGGAQFRFTLPVAAPAFMA; encoded by the coding sequence ATGAGTGTCGGCACGAGCGGCGCACCGGGAGCACGTCAGGTGCCGCGGCCGTCCACGTCCCGGCCCGGTGATCGTGCCGAGCCCGGATTCGATCCCGACGACCTGCCCGACGGCCTCGTCGTCGCCGACGAGCAGGGGCACGTCATCTGCTTCAACGCCGCCGCCGAGCGGATCACCGCCGTCCGCGCCACCGACGCCCTCGGGCAGCGGCTGGAGAAGGCCCTGCCGTTAGAGGACCTGGACGGACGGCGCTGGTGGCAGCTCACCGACCCCTACGGCGGACTGGCCATCAGGCGTCGGCAGCCCGAGCGCAACCTCCTCCTCCCCGGCGGCCGTGAGGTGCTCGTCTGCGCACGCTACGTCCGCACCGAGCCGACCGGGCCCGTGCACCGCGTCGTCGTCTCCCTGCGCGACACCGAGGCCCGCCGCCGCACCGAGCGCAGCCACGCCGAGCTGATCGCGACCGTGGCCCACGAGCTGCGCTCCCCGCTCACCTCCGTCAAGGGCTTCACCGCCACCCTGCTCGCCAAGTGGGAACGCTTCACCGACGACCAGAAGCGGCTGATGCTGGAGACCGTCGACGCCGACGCCGACCGCGTCACCCGGCTCATCGCCGAGCTGCTCGACATCTCGCGGATCGACAGCGGGCGGCTGGAGGTGCGGCGCCAGCCCGTCGACATCGGGGCGGCCGTGGGGCGGCACATCCAGGCGTACGTCGCCGCCGGACAGCCCGCCGACCGGTTCCTGCTGCGCCTGGAGCAACCCCTGCCCGCCCTGTGGGCCGACCCCGACAAGATCGACCAGGTGCTCAGCAACCTCATCGAAAATGCCGTGCGGCACGGCGACGGAACGGTCACCATTGACATCACGGCCACGGCGTCCCCCCGCGAAGGCGAGGACACCGGCACGTCGGTCACGGTGAGCGACGAGGGGCCCGGCATCCCGGAGGAGTCCATGAACCGCGTCTTCACCCGCTTCTGGCGGGGCAGCAAGCGCGGCGGCACGGGCCTCGGGCTCTACATCGTCAAGGGCATCGTCGAGGCCCACGGCGGCACCATCACGGTCGGCCGCGCCCCCGGCGGCGGCGCACAGTTCCGATTTACGTTGCCCGTGGCGGCACCGGCCTTCATGGCCTGA
- the pheS gene encoding phenylalanine--tRNA ligase subunit alpha: MSAPNKSYDPVEVEALKPEEIERMRDEALAAFAAADSLDALQEAKVAHTGGTSPLALANREIGALPPHAKAEAGKRVGQARGAVNKALAARQAELEAERDQRVLVEEAVDVTLPYDRVPAGARHPLTTLSERIEDIFVAMGYEVAEGPQVEAEWFNFDALNIGPDHPARGEADTFFVETASNSGSAAGSGSGDSGIVLRTHTSPVQIRSLLDRELPVYVICPGRVYRTDQLDATHTPVFHQVELLAVDEGLTMADLKGTLDHMVQSLFGEGMKTRLRPNFFPFTEPSAEMDMVCYVCRGESVGNPDRPCRTCSSEGWIELGGCGMVHPRVLTACGVDPEKYSGFAFGFGIERMLMFRHNVEDMRDMVEGDVRFTRPFGMEI, encoded by the coding sequence ATGTCGGCACCCAATAAGTCGTACGACCCTGTCGAGGTCGAGGCACTGAAACCGGAAGAGATCGAGCGCATGCGGGACGAGGCGCTCGCCGCCTTCGCCGCCGCGGACTCCCTCGACGCGCTCCAGGAGGCCAAGGTCGCCCACACCGGCGGCACCTCCCCGCTGGCGCTGGCCAACCGCGAGATCGGCGCCCTGCCCCCGCACGCCAAGGCCGAGGCCGGCAAGCGCGTCGGCCAGGCCCGGGGCGCCGTCAACAAGGCCCTCGCCGCCCGCCAGGCCGAACTGGAGGCCGAGCGCGACCAGCGGGTGCTGGTCGAGGAGGCCGTGGACGTCACGCTGCCCTACGACCGCGTACCGGCCGGCGCCCGCCACCCGCTCACCACGCTCTCCGAGCGCATCGAGGACATCTTCGTGGCCATGGGCTACGAGGTCGCCGAGGGCCCGCAGGTCGAGGCCGAGTGGTTCAACTTCGACGCCCTCAACATCGGCCCGGACCACCCCGCGCGCGGTGAGGCGGACACCTTCTTCGTCGAGACCGCATCCAACAGCGGCTCCGCCGCGGGGTCCGGCTCCGGCGACTCCGGCATCGTGCTGCGCACCCACACCTCGCCCGTGCAGATCCGCTCCCTGCTCGACCGCGAACTGCCGGTCTACGTGATCTGCCCCGGCCGCGTGTACCGCACCGACCAGCTGGACGCCACGCACACCCCGGTCTTCCACCAGGTCGAGCTGCTCGCCGTGGACGAGGGCCTGACCATGGCCGACCTCAAGGGCACCCTGGACCACATGGTCCAGTCGCTGTTCGGCGAGGGCATGAAGACCCGGCTGCGGCCGAACTTCTTCCCGTTCACCGAGCCGTCCGCCGAGATGGACATGGTGTGCTACGTCTGCCGCGGCGAGTCCGTCGGCAACCCCGACCGGCCCTGCCGCACCTGCTCCTCCGAGGGCTGGATCGAGCTCGGCGGCTGCGGCATGGTCCACCCGCGGGTGCTCACGGCCTGCGGTGTCGACCCGGAGAAGTACAGCGGCTTCGCCTTCGGGTTCGGCATCGAGCGGATGCTGATGTTCCGCCACAACGTCGAAGACATGCGAGACATGGTCGAGGGTGACGTCCGGTTCACCCGGCCGTTCGGGATGGAGATCTGA